One stretch of Gemmatimonadota bacterium DNA includes these proteins:
- a CDS encoding DUF4007 family protein, with protein sequence MMKFSGHETFAIREGWLHKGLKLLMKDPELLYDEYVADWLGVGKNMSRSIRHWLEVTGLAERETGSGRQTRLKEMELGRLIFERDPYFIDIGTWWALHVNLVNAGDQVFTWSWFFNTFTHSRFERSMCINRLMRDVENLRSRPPSENTIQRDVACLLQSYARDIPTENKDPEDALECPLVELGLLSYFRTSRYYQVHQGKKEIPTHLLGYALSMAFEEVRTGQDTVDISLREAATRKGGPGRAFVLTSESLLSLALHAEETDPNRDIQVVGLAGDRRIRIRRMQPVDWLRNHYDMIQWRDQHAA encoded by the coding sequence ATGATGAAATTTAGTGGACATGAAACTTTTGCAATTCGAGAAGGATGGCTTCACAAAGGACTCAAGCTGCTTATGAAGGACCCCGAGTTGTTATATGATGAATATGTTGCGGATTGGCTTGGTGTTGGAAAAAATATGTCCCGTTCTATTCGCCACTGGCTGGAGGTAACGGGATTGGCAGAGCGCGAGACAGGTAGTGGCCGCCAGACCCGATTGAAAGAAATGGAGCTTGGCAGGCTTATTTTTGAGCGAGATCCGTATTTTATTGATATTGGAACATGGTGGGCTTTGCACGTTAATCTGGTGAATGCTGGAGATCAGGTGTTTACCTGGTCCTGGTTCTTTAATACTTTTACCCACTCCCGATTTGAAAGGTCTATGTGTATAAATCGTCTAATGCGCGATGTAGAAAACTTACGGTCTCGCCCCCCCAGTGAAAATACTATTCAGCGAGATGTTGCCTGCCTGTTGCAGAGCTATGCCAGGGATATTCCAACAGAGAACAAAGATCCAGAAGATGCGCTTGAGTGTCCATTAGTCGAATTGGGATTATTGAGCTATTTTCGCACATCAAGATATTACCAGGTGCATCAAGGGAAGAAGGAGATTCCCACTCATTTATTGGGCTATGCCCTCTCTATGGCATTTGAGGAAGTCAGGACAGGACAAGATACAGTCGATATATCCTTGAGAGAGGCAGCAACGCGCAAAGGAGGTCCAGGTAGGGCATTTGTATTGACAAGTGAATCCCTATTATCGCTTGCTCTTCATGCGGAAGAAACAGATCCAAATAGGGACATCCAGGTAGTCGGTCTTGCAGGAGATAGAAGAATACGCATTCGACGAATGCAACCCGTTGATTGGCTGAGAAATCACTACGACATGATCCAATGGAGAGATCAGCATGCAGCTTGA
- a CDS encoding cysteine desulfurase family protein codes for MREVYLDNNATTRPLPEVREAMMRVLDEDFGNPSSAHSAGDRVRESMVASREAVANLVGAEAGQIVFMGSGTETNNTVFNSVVQRAPTGKRVRIVTTTVEHSSILKMCDYLDAKGVEVVSVPVDRYGQLVWEALDEAVTPDTDLVSVQWVNNETGAILLVERIAQLCKSRGVLFHTDAAQAVGKLPISVIELPVDFLTFTAHKFHGPQGVGALYVRSSKELLPLLWGGSQEGGLRPGTENVPGIIGMGTAAQLRLERLEDVQELMASLRDHFERTVLDSVPDVEINGDPDMRVCNTTNLLFRDVDGQALVARLDQEGIRCSQSSACTNQRPEPSYVLRAMGLSEAEAYASIRFSFSEFNTIEDVDETVAHLAQLCEQLRRFSRRRLSLLAEVG; via the coding sequence ATGCGAGAAGTGTATTTAGACAATAATGCGACGACGCGACCTTTGCCCGAGGTGCGCGAGGCAATGATGCGTGTATTGGATGAGGATTTTGGCAATCCGTCGAGCGCGCATTCGGCTGGCGACCGGGTGCGAGAATCAATGGTTGCATCGCGTGAAGCCGTTGCAAATTTGGTGGGGGCTGAGGCAGGTCAGATTGTGTTTATGGGGAGTGGGACTGAGACAAATAACACGGTGTTTAATTCTGTTGTTCAACGTGCCCCAACCGGAAAACGGGTTCGCATTGTGACGACGACTGTAGAGCATTCGTCAATTTTAAAGATGTGCGATTATCTCGACGCAAAAGGTGTTGAGGTGGTGTCTGTTCCGGTGGATCGCTATGGGCAGTTGGTTTGGGAAGCATTGGATGAGGCTGTTACGCCAGATACCGATCTGGTTTCCGTGCAGTGGGTGAATAATGAAACAGGCGCGATTTTGCTCGTTGAGAGAATTGCTCAGCTTTGTAAGTCTCGGGGGGTGTTGTTTCACACTGATGCGGCGCAAGCAGTTGGCAAGTTGCCCATTTCTGTAATAGAATTGCCCGTTGATTTTTTGACTTTTACCGCGCATAAATTCCACGGGCCACAGGGCGTTGGCGCACTTTATGTGAGGTCGTCCAAAGAGTTGTTGCCTTTGCTTTGGGGCGGATCACAAGAAGGTGGGTTGCGACCGGGGACGGAGAATGTGCCAGGCATTATTGGCATGGGAACTGCTGCTCAGTTGCGGTTGGAGCGGTTAGAGGATGTGCAGGAGCTTATGGCTTCGCTCCGGGATCATTTTGAGCGGACCGTTCTTGATAGCGTGCCCGATGTGGAGATCAATGGCGACCCCGATATGCGGGTTTGCAATACGACGAATTTGCTGTTTCGAGATGTGGATGGTCAGGCACTCGTGGCGCGGTTGGATCAGGAAGGGATTCGCTGTTCACAGAGTTCGGCATGTACCAATCAGCGACCCGAGCCTTCGTATGTGTTGCGAGCTATGGGGCTGTCTGAGGCTGAGGCTTATGCGAGTATTCGGTTTAGTTTTTCCGAGTTCAATACAATTGAAGATGTCGATGAGACGGTTGCACATCTGGCGCAGTTGTGTGAACAATTGCGGAGGTTTAGTCGGCGGCGGTTGTCGCTTTTAGCAGAGGTGGGATGA